One genomic window of Gimesia chilikensis includes the following:
- the sppA gene encoding signal peptide peptidase SppA — translation MSSTFPNKRWFALLLIWGCCFCLFQNVATAAEEESKPIRENWAHIIIKGDYPEGPQMPGLFGDVTESLSKLTQRLEKASEDKSLSGVILHIKGTSVGWAKLNEIRQAIQKVRKNDKKVYAWIESGMTKDYMLATACDEIVMPESASLILLGLRAEVSFYKNLFDWLNVKPDVLRVGEYKSAAEPYTRTDMSPAFREEMEAILDNYYGQIVDTISKDRGLADNKVEAAIDAGPYMAADAKERGLIDHLAYEDQLPKLITGGDKNKDVKIIKKYAKKRLDTDFSGIAGLIKLMDLLAGIDSSQRIGSGPRVAVIYATGAIMSGSSSQGGLFGVNVLGSDTFIKAVEKAAKDDQVKAIVVRVDSPGGSALASDLMWRALEESGKPLVVSMGDVAASGGYYISMGAERIFAEPGTLTGSIGVVGGKLAVEGLYNKIGITTSVISRGKNSGTFSPMTGFTESEKAAVTKLLHAVYKQFTEKAAEGRKMKYDQLEKLARGRVYTGEMALKIGLVDELGTLEEAIEYARKLGKIPEGDKFEKLILPRPTSPFEQLFGTADTQSRQSSQLSSMLNLLSPELAQQLKKFDLINLLSREKTLTIMPFDLRVN, via the coding sequence ATGTCATCCACTTTTCCAAACAAACGCTGGTTTGCCCTCCTGCTGATCTGGGGATGTTGCTTCTGTCTGTTCCAGAATGTGGCCACCGCCGCGGAAGAGGAATCGAAGCCCATCCGCGAAAACTGGGCGCACATCATCATCAAAGGAGACTATCCCGAAGGGCCCCAGATGCCGGGACTGTTTGGTGATGTCACCGAGTCACTCTCCAAATTGACCCAGCGGCTGGAAAAAGCCTCCGAAGACAAATCTCTGTCCGGGGTGATTCTGCACATCAAAGGGACATCGGTCGGTTGGGCCAAGCTGAATGAAATCCGCCAGGCCATCCAGAAGGTCCGCAAGAATGACAAAAAGGTCTACGCCTGGATTGAATCGGGAATGACCAAGGATTACATGCTCGCCACCGCCTGCGATGAAATCGTGATGCCCGAATCGGCTTCGCTGATTCTGCTCGGCCTGCGGGCGGAAGTCAGCTTCTATAAAAACCTGTTCGACTGGCTGAATGTCAAACCCGATGTGTTACGCGTCGGTGAATACAAGTCGGCTGCAGAACCCTATACCCGCACCGATATGAGTCCCGCCTTCCGTGAAGAAATGGAAGCGATTCTGGACAACTACTACGGGCAGATCGTCGACACGATTTCCAAAGACCGCGGTCTGGCCGATAACAAAGTCGAAGCCGCCATCGATGCCGGACCCTACATGGCCGCGGACGCAAAGGAGCGTGGATTAATCGACCACCTGGCCTATGAAGATCAGCTGCCCAAGCTGATTACCGGGGGAGACAAAAATAAAGACGTCAAAATCATCAAAAAATATGCCAAGAAACGCCTCGACACCGACTTCTCCGGGATTGCCGGGCTGATCAAACTCATGGACCTGTTGGCCGGCATCGACTCCTCACAGCGGATCGGTTCCGGACCTCGCGTCGCCGTGATCTATGCAACCGGTGCCATCATGTCCGGTTCCAGCTCACAGGGAGGCCTCTTCGGCGTCAACGTGCTCGGTTCGGACACATTCATCAAGGCCGTCGAGAAAGCAGCTAAAGATGACCAGGTCAAAGCCATCGTCGTTCGCGTCGACAGCCCGGGTGGCAGTGCCCTGGCCAGCGACCTGATGTGGCGGGCCCTGGAAGAATCCGGAAAACCGCTGGTCGTCAGCATGGGCGATGTCGCCGCCAGCGGCGGATATTACATCTCCATGGGAGCCGAACGGATCTTCGCCGAACCGGGAACGCTCACGGGGTCCATCGGCGTAGTAGGAGGCAAACTGGCCGTCGAAGGTCTGTATAACAAGATCGGCATCACCACCAGTGTGATCTCCCGTGGTAAGAACAGCGGTACCTTCAGTCCGATGACCGGCTTCACCGAATCGGAAAAGGCGGCGGTCACCAAACTGCTCCACGCGGTTTATAAGCAGTTCACCGAGAAAGCCGCCGAGGGCCGCAAAATGAAATACGACCAGCTCGAGAAACTCGCCCGCGGTCGCGTGTATACCGGCGAGATGGCTCTGAAAATCGGTCTGGTCGATGAACTGGGAACCCTGGAAGAAGCCATCGAATACGCCCGCAAGCTCGGCAAGATTCCCGAAGGCGACAAATTCGAGAAACTGATTCTCCCACGCCCGACCAGCCCCTTCGAACAACTGTTCGGAACCGCCGATACCCAGAGCCGTCAATCCAGTCAGCTCTCAAGCATGCTGAATCTGCTCTCTCCGGAGCTGGCACAGCAGTTGAAAAAGTTTGATTTGATCAATCTGCTGTCACGTGAGAAGACATTGACTATCATGCCGTTCGATCTTCGCGTAAATTAA
- a CDS encoding pyridoxal phosphate-dependent aminotransferase encodes MPMELSSTVQKLKPSATIAAAAKAKELKSTGVKVYEFTLGEPDFNTPAHICDAAKAAMDAGQTHYTPAAGTLEVKQAICDAYQRDYGLSFQPSQVVVSNGAKHSIHNVLTALCGPGDEVIIPTPYWVSYSALVELTGATPVMVETSEESGFCMSAEQFAAAITPKTKLMMLNNPCNPTGAAYPVETLEALAKVAVEKDVAVMSDEIYEKLIYEGSEFRSFASFGPEVAARTIIVSGVSKAYAMTGWRIGWAIAPVEVSAAMTKLQSQETSNPCSISQAATIAALVGTQDSVEEMLAAFKERRAYVLERLHKFPDISFAEPGGAFYAFFNVSAHFNKPLGGGKVVKDSTEFCTALLEEAHVALVTGDAFGAPGYVRLSFATDMQTIEEGLNRIEQFLSPA; translated from the coding sequence ATGCCGATGGAGCTCTCCTCAACCGTTCAGAAACTGAAACCATCCGCCACGATTGCCGCTGCTGCGAAGGCCAAGGAACTGAAAAGCACCGGGGTCAAGGTTTATGAGTTCACCCTGGGAGAGCCGGACTTCAACACCCCGGCCCACATTTGTGATGCTGCCAAAGCAGCCATGGACGCCGGCCAGACTCACTACACCCCGGCCGCGGGAACTCTGGAAGTCAAACAGGCGATCTGCGATGCCTACCAGCGGGATTATGGCTTGAGCTTTCAGCCGAGCCAGGTTGTGGTCTCCAACGGTGCCAAACACTCGATTCACAATGTGCTGACTGCCTTGTGTGGTCCCGGCGATGAAGTGATCATCCCCACGCCTTACTGGGTGAGTTACAGCGCACTGGTCGAACTGACGGGCGCGACTCCCGTGATGGTCGAAACCAGTGAAGAGAGTGGTTTCTGCATGAGTGCAGAACAGTTCGCTGCGGCGATCACTCCCAAAACCAAGCTGATGATGCTCAACAACCCCTGCAACCCGACCGGTGCCGCTTACCCGGTCGAGACTCTGGAAGCGCTGGCCAAAGTGGCTGTCGAAAAAGATGTCGCGGTGATGTCTGACGAGATCTACGAAAAACTGATCTACGAAGGATCGGAATTCCGCAGCTTTGCGTCCTTCGGTCCCGAAGTCGCAGCACGGACGATTATCGTCAGTGGTGTAAGTAAAGCTTACGCGATGACCGGCTGGCGTATTGGCTGGGCAATCGCTCCGGTGGAAGTCTCCGCTGCGATGACCAAACTGCAGAGCCAGGAAACATCCAACCCGTGCAGTATCAGCCAGGCGGCGACGATTGCCGCGCTGGTGGGAACCCAGGACAGCGTGGAAGAGATGCTGGCTGCGTTCAAAGAACGTCGCGCTTACGTACTGGAACGGCTGCACAAGTTCCCGGACATCAGCTTCGCTGAACCTGGTGGTGCATTCTATGCGTTCTTCAACGTAAGTGCCCACTTCAACAAGCCGCTGGGCGGAGGCAAGGTCGTGAAAGACTCGACCGAGTTCTGTACGGCGCTGCTGGAAGAAGCCCATGTGGCACTGGTCACCGGCGATGCTTTTGGTGCTCCCGGTTACGTGCGTCTGTCTTTCGCGACCGACATGCAGACCATTGAAGAAGGGCTGAACCGAATCGAGCAGTTCCTCTCGCCGGCTTAA
- a CDS encoding beta strand repeat-containing protein, translating into MNKLRVSLACFLLASQYILALVSAAAPDENGSDQTEGRTTIGEPAGSAIVGSVSSGGFRHDFTPANQVQRNDVPGFSSMKDVSYKDVPQGYIPYRYPDPRTMEVNEFVDTGAGYQPMPVDEFHPIFRLDKGIGGGIGYDDGYSNLGMLIPFTIRPEQSMLFLDVRAMVTDQGAGGVNLGAGWRAYSENLDKIFTLAGWYDYDDGHYQDYHQIGVSGEVIGQYLTGRVNGYFPINNNEVVISNNLNGGGYFQSNYIFLNRTRRSESSYGGVDAEIGGPLPVLGKYGIDGFVGGYYYNSDHDKSASGAKFRAEANINDWWQMSVSYAKDSVFGSNAWMNVILTIPDGRSNKWMRPKTLQQRMYQPMNRNYRVVAHVKETINSEMAINPDDNMPYIVQHIDPDYGAAGNGTYETPFGSVAAYNASPPTADTDIIFVQDGNELNLDGQITLLDKGVGVTGQRLLSEAVQHTINVFNDGSVSTLNLPGYNPAASRPTLTNTAGAGGAAGAVVVGQGGAWEVSGFNISGTRAGGALPYNDGIYSAGTRGFNINNNSFVLYNRGVNVTNTADGIGIVSTNTFSGDGANSFHGALINQNAGTLELSFKDNTTTNNLGVVPPGTGTGFEIIANAGSTIDGVGTAADGVTTLGITGNTSNSNGTGMIITENGGNIDTDFSNNTFNNNINPNTGLHVNSNGGTITFRSFDTITATNNTGIGIAFDATAGGVISALSEDLNQNGTLDPGEDVNGDGVLNLGMTNINASNNTTDGFVATADGAGSTINLNIGNINVSPNIFNSNGQHGISLNTANGGAITGSIINNTATSNTADGLAITLNSGSIDLTGYGSPSIGNNTFSGNTGNGMSITNNDGGTFTTALISENDFSDNTEAGLFLGGSDLGAATTATNTLGSIDSNNFNRTTSGTSGILFDTSDVRTTATITRNTFIGRAGAGFGVGGTVAGTTTVPAPGGVTLTFGNLASVDNSEINTFQDNGDAHIGFVMEGNTTNQVDIDQHDFNTATDTALSADFSGQGVGFILRDTATYTGTIQRSTFQNNAASGLFFSVTGNNGADFAEINNVLVGTGTEEFGNTFTNNGGSGLEVTRTGNGVVNNFSVLYNTFTGNTLDGISLTAAGAEQNDTYTINNNLITANTLNGIDMRVEADATIYADIDSNTITANGTNGIRTTELVGAPGDARDIRGNWTRNYIEGNTGDGIQLAAASNGLVIGDSVDSSLGNVIINNGVDGLGITGAGTVTIARNYIAQNAAIGIDMDLPGYNNMTITNNDITMNGGDGIEFMNVLSGSYDLNIDGNVIDFNGGRGFDVLARPGLGGSASSVDIAFNNNIVNENDLEGVYVVYTASLTQNQTDPATTALASDGSLFQDVYLRMDMDNNQIINNGRLSGFGATGLVVRVGTTRSFTGGGNINNPGGFASDGSGNFVTSGVIMSVTNSTLTGNLGDDIFFQSFTSTVDPAATAGTWGATTDPTAITTFQTDALARLDLLWDNNTIISSDVNNTGAFYDNADTFKSRLNTNSVPFDGPFTSTTRRRNAQRQAARIPNLIDPGAGNFFYSGTGASTFRLDSAGDLGGIFIMDGNPYTTTGDANGVLLPGNIVGELPFGWGQY; encoded by the coding sequence ATGAACAAATTACGTGTCAGCCTGGCCTGCTTCTTATTAGCCTCTCAGTATATACTGGCTTTGGTATCAGCAGCAGCACCTGATGAGAATGGTAGTGATCAAACTGAGGGACGGACCACGATTGGAGAGCCAGCAGGTTCCGCCATTGTGGGGAGTGTCTCGTCCGGAGGATTCCGGCATGATTTCACTCCTGCGAACCAGGTTCAACGAAATGATGTCCCCGGCTTTTCATCCATGAAGGATGTCAGCTACAAGGATGTGCCACAAGGATACATTCCTTATCGCTATCCTGATCCCCGCACGATGGAAGTCAATGAATTCGTTGACACCGGCGCCGGTTACCAGCCGATGCCCGTCGATGAATTTCATCCGATCTTCCGCCTCGACAAAGGCATCGGCGGCGGGATTGGATACGACGACGGTTACTCCAACCTCGGCATGTTGATTCCTTTCACGATTCGCCCCGAACAGAGCATGCTGTTCCTGGATGTCCGGGCCATGGTTACCGACCAGGGAGCCGGCGGTGTGAACCTCGGTGCCGGATGGCGTGCCTATAGCGAAAATCTCGATAAGATCTTCACCCTCGCAGGCTGGTACGACTACGATGACGGCCACTATCAGGATTACCATCAGATTGGTGTCAGTGGTGAAGTCATCGGTCAATACCTGACCGGACGGGTCAACGGATACTTCCCGATCAATAATAATGAAGTTGTCATTTCGAACAACCTGAACGGTGGCGGCTACTTCCAGTCGAACTATATCTTCCTGAACCGCACGCGTCGGTCTGAATCATCTTATGGTGGTGTTGATGCTGAAATCGGTGGTCCGCTGCCGGTTCTCGGTAAGTACGGCATCGACGGTTTTGTCGGCGGTTACTACTACAACTCAGACCACGATAAGAGCGCCTCCGGTGCCAAGTTCCGGGCGGAAGCCAATATCAATGACTGGTGGCAGATGAGCGTCAGTTACGCCAAAGACTCAGTCTTCGGTTCCAATGCCTGGATGAATGTCATTCTGACAATCCCCGATGGTCGTTCGAACAAGTGGATGCGTCCCAAGACTCTCCAGCAGCGTATGTACCAGCCTATGAATCGTAACTACCGCGTTGTGGCTCACGTCAAAGAGACCATCAACAGCGAAATGGCGATCAATCCGGATGACAATATGCCTTACATCGTACAGCACATCGATCCGGACTACGGTGCCGCCGGAAATGGTACCTATGAAACCCCCTTCGGTTCTGTGGCTGCCTACAACGCTTCTCCACCAACGGCTGATACAGACATCATCTTCGTACAGGATGGTAACGAGCTCAACCTCGATGGGCAGATCACCCTGCTGGATAAAGGCGTAGGTGTAACCGGTCAGCGGTTGTTGAGTGAAGCAGTCCAGCACACCATTAACGTCTTCAACGATGGTTCGGTCAGCACACTGAACCTGCCTGGTTACAACCCGGCTGCCAGTCGTCCGACTCTGACCAACACTGCCGGAGCCGGTGGTGCAGCTGGTGCTGTGGTCGTCGGACAGGGCGGAGCCTGGGAAGTGTCCGGCTTCAACATCAGCGGTACTCGTGCCGGTGGTGCACTGCCTTACAACGATGGCATTTACTCCGCAGGCACACGCGGGTTCAATATCAACAACAACTCGTTTGTCCTTTACAACCGTGGTGTGAATGTCACCAACACGGCTGATGGCATCGGTATTGTTTCTACCAACACCTTCTCGGGTGATGGGGCTAACTCCTTCCATGGAGCTCTCATCAACCAGAATGCAGGAACTCTGGAACTCTCCTTCAAGGATAACACGACAACCAACAACCTGGGTGTCGTACCTCCAGGCACGGGAACCGGTTTCGAAATCATTGCCAATGCCGGCAGTACTATCGACGGTGTAGGAACGGCAGCTGACGGTGTGACGACCCTGGGTATTACCGGGAATACATCCAACAGCAATGGTACCGGGATGATCATCACTGAGAATGGTGGTAACATCGATACTGATTTCTCGAACAATACCTTCAACAACAATATCAATCCTAATACCGGTCTGCATGTCAACTCGAACGGCGGTACAATCACCTTCCGCAGCTTCGATACCATCACAGCGACCAATAACACGGGGATCGGTATCGCGTTCGATGCAACTGCCGGCGGTGTGATCTCCGCTCTCTCAGAAGATTTGAACCAGAACGGAACTCTCGATCCGGGTGAAGATGTGAACGGGGACGGGGTTCTGAACCTGGGGATGACCAACATCAACGCCAGCAACAACACCACCGATGGTTTTGTGGCGACGGCTGACGGTGCAGGTTCCACCATCAACCTGAATATCGGTAACATCAATGTGTCACCGAACATCTTTAACAGCAACGGCCAGCATGGTATCAGTCTGAATACCGCCAACGGTGGTGCAATTACCGGTAGTATTATTAACAATACCGCGACCAGTAACACAGCAGACGGCCTGGCAATCACACTCAACAGTGGTTCGATTGACCTCACCGGCTACGGATCACCGTCCATCGGTAATAACACCTTCTCAGGCAACACCGGTAACGGGATGAGTATTACGAATAACGACGGTGGTACCTTCACCACGGCCCTGATTTCCGAGAACGATTTCAGTGACAATACCGAAGCGGGTCTGTTCTTAGGGGGCAGTGATCTGGGGGCAGCAACAACTGCCACCAATACCCTGGGCAGCATCGATTCCAACAACTTCAACCGTACGACTTCTGGAACCTCAGGGATCCTGTTTGATACCAGCGATGTTCGCACCACAGCCACCATCACCCGTAACACCTTCATCGGTCGTGCCGGGGCTGGATTCGGTGTCGGCGGTACTGTCGCAGGCACAACCACTGTTCCTGCACCCGGTGGTGTAACGCTGACCTTTGGTAACCTGGCTTCAGTCGACAACTCGGAAATCAATACCTTCCAGGATAACGGCGATGCCCATATCGGCTTCGTCATGGAAGGCAACACGACAAACCAGGTCGACATTGATCAGCACGACTTTAACACGGCAACAGATACCGCTTTGAGTGCTGACTTCAGCGGTCAAGGGGTCGGATTTATTCTGCGGGATACAGCTACCTATACCGGTACTATCCAGCGTTCGACATTCCAGAACAACGCTGCCTCCGGTCTGTTCTTCAGCGTAACGGGCAATAATGGTGCCGACTTCGCCGAGATCAATAACGTCCTGGTCGGTACAGGTACCGAAGAATTTGGAAACACCTTCACCAATAACGGGGGCAGTGGTTTAGAAGTCACTCGAACCGGTAACGGTGTGGTTAATAACTTCTCTGTTCTGTACAACACCTTTACCGGGAACACCCTGGACGGTATCAGCCTGACCGCTGCAGGGGCAGAACAAAATGATACTTACACGATCAACAACAACCTGATTACCGCGAATACTTTGAATGGTATTGATATGCGTGTCGAAGCTGATGCGACAATCTATGCCGATATTGATAGCAATACGATTACCGCAAACGGAACAAATGGTATCCGAACCACTGAATTAGTCGGTGCTCCTGGAGATGCCCGCGATATCCGCGGTAATTGGACCCGTAACTATATCGAAGGCAACACCGGCGATGGTATTCAGCTGGCAGCCGCTTCCAACGGGCTAGTTATCGGTGACTCAGTTGACTCTTCACTGGGTAACGTGATTATCAATAACGGGGTTGACGGTCTGGGTATCACTGGAGCTGGTACCGTTACGATTGCCAGAAACTACATTGCCCAGAACGCAGCCATCGGTATCGATATGGATCTGCCTGGTTATAACAACATGACCATCACCAATAACGATATTACCATGAACGGTGGAGACGGTATCGAATTCATGAATGTACTGTCTGGTTCCTATGATCTGAATATTGATGGCAACGTAATCGACTTCAACGGCGGTCGTGGCTTCGATGTTCTGGCCCGACCCGGTTTAGGTGGCTCTGCTTCTTCTGTCGACATCGCGTTTAACAACAACATCGTGAATGAAAACGATCTGGAAGGTGTGTATGTGGTCTACACGGCTTCGCTCACACAGAATCAGACAGACCCCGCAACAACGGCTCTGGCATCAGACGGAAGTCTGTTTCAGGATGTCTATCTGAGAATGGACATGGATAATAACCAGATTATCAACAACGGTCGATTGAGCGGATTCGGGGCTACAGGTCTGGTCGTTCGCGTCGGTACAACCCGGTCCTTTACTGGAGGCGGAAATATCAACAATCCTGGTGGGTTTGCCAGCGATGGCTCGGGTAACTTCGTGACTTCCGGTGTGATCATGTCGGTAACCAACTCGACATTAACAGGGAACCTGGGTGACGACATCTTCTTCCAGTCGTTCACTTCAACTGTCGATCCAGCTGCGACCGCTGGTACCTGGGGGGCGACGACCGATCCGACGGCCATCACTACCTTCCAGACTGACGCCCTCGCTCGTCTGGACCTGTTGTGGGACAACAACACCATTATCTCATCTGATGTGAATAATACTGGTGCCTTCTACGACAATGCTGATACCTTCAAATCTCGTCTGAATACAAACAGTGTGCCATTCGATGGGCCGTTCACCTCGACCACTCGTCGTCGTAACGCTCAACGTCAGGCTGCCCGTATTCCGAACCTGATTGATCCAGGTGCTGGTAACTTCTTCTACTCCGGTACCGGAGCCAGTACCTTCCGTCTCGACAGCGCGGGAGACCTTGGTGGTATCTTCATCATGGACGGCAACCCCTACACTACCACAGGGGACGCCAACGGAGTGCTTCTGCCAGGCAACATTGTCGGCGAACTGCCCTTCGGTTGGGGTCAGTACTAA
- a CDS encoding tetratricopeptide repeat protein — protein MNLHSPLSIVCLWTVLFSVCLTNQSRLPAQDQENQPSAETEQAQKAEALKHAQQGQTYLKQKHWKKAISEFQAAVKLQPENSMLHYLLSVSYLEDSQGSLAWIEVRKSVLLDLKNQNAMQQFLKFWSFFDKQGVLNVGTPEVEVLKLLGPPDRKQEQGADTRLTYGFMWLTLRNASLFAVIDTRGLEAEYTKALQTMEFELGPDWRVGYRLMNGTSALTEYVTTEETVQKYQQLFSTQRLFKLGKETSAEDMMKRMKTLIEQSYEVETWTVIDDGQDDVIFEWKVAASDKTPAQHEINRIIRGKRDIHRLAYVTRKLPLSEADRKKWIDELKSARVVLANPGKQPLTPAQKAELVKQLTTKSREIIALQLKYIQAGNVESMRPFFTERLRDRITKESLAEAQEQAVSATPEELVHSVTIEEVGDGIQAKIKMKNGRTLTTLVPVNRKWVADTIWFK, from the coding sequence ATGAATCTGCATTCACCGCTCTCAATCGTTTGCCTGTGGACAGTCTTGTTCTCTGTCTGCTTGACGAATCAGTCCCGACTTCCGGCGCAAGACCAGGAGAATCAGCCCTCAGCCGAGACAGAGCAGGCACAGAAAGCCGAAGCGCTCAAACACGCTCAGCAGGGGCAGACCTATCTGAAGCAGAAACACTGGAAAAAGGCGATCTCTGAATTTCAGGCAGCCGTAAAACTGCAGCCCGAGAACAGCATGCTGCACTACCTGTTAAGCGTCAGCTACCTCGAAGATTCACAAGGCAGTCTCGCCTGGATTGAAGTGCGTAAATCGGTGTTGCTGGATCTGAAAAACCAGAATGCCATGCAGCAATTCCTGAAGTTCTGGAGCTTTTTCGATAAGCAGGGCGTTCTCAATGTCGGAACGCCTGAGGTCGAGGTGCTGAAACTGCTGGGACCTCCGGACAGAAAACAGGAGCAGGGAGCAGATACACGACTGACTTACGGTTTCATGTGGCTGACATTGAGGAATGCCAGCCTGTTCGCAGTCATCGATACGCGGGGGCTGGAAGCGGAATACACCAAAGCTCTGCAGACAATGGAGTTCGAACTGGGACCGGACTGGCGGGTCGGGTATCGGCTGATGAACGGCACCAGTGCCCTGACCGAATACGTCACCACCGAGGAGACTGTTCAGAAGTATCAGCAACTCTTTTCCACCCAGCGACTGTTTAAGCTGGGTAAAGAAACCTCGGCAGAGGACATGATGAAGCGCATGAAGACCCTGATTGAACAGTCTTATGAGGTCGAAACCTGGACTGTGATCGACGATGGTCAAGATGATGTCATCTTCGAGTGGAAAGTGGCAGCCAGCGATAAGACACCCGCACAACACGAGATCAATCGAATTATCCGAGGCAAACGGGACATCCATCGGCTCGCTTACGTCACGCGGAAGCTCCCGCTCAGCGAGGCAGATCGGAAAAAATGGATCGATGAGTTAAAATCAGCCCGCGTCGTTCTCGCGAATCCGGGGAAACAACCACTGACTCCCGCACAGAAAGCCGAACTGGTTAAGCAGTTAACTACCAAATCCCGGGAGATCATCGCCCTGCAACTCAAATACATTCAGGCAGGCAATGTGGAATCAATGCGCCCCTTCTTCACCGAACGACTCCGCGATCGGATTACCAAAGAGTCCCTGGCCGAGGCACAGGAGCAGGCCGTGAGCGCAACCCCTGAGGAGCTTGTCCATTCTGTCACGATCGAAGAAGTCGGGGACGGGATTCAGGCCAAAATCAAAATGAAAAATGGTCGCACTCTCACCACACTGGTTCCCGTCAACAGAAAATGGGTTGCAGACACCATCTGGTTCAAGTGA
- a CDS encoding tetratricopeptide repeat protein has product MRFWILCSLMLCLPGLTQPVHADPQPASADKTAQKKALQQELEKQIEELSERIKAAPRETALYSRRGDAYFFLGEFKQAVADYDKMVELDPSIKTSHWRRGIACYYAKQYADAARQFEIYHSFDNVDRENGIWRFFSQFQAKGPEAAQKGLLKYEKDDREPFPDLYRLFEGKTTPDAILKAINAAEISDQEREKRLFYANLYIGLNESLHGRKAKARTYLQQAVDNQWGPRAGFGPNYMWHTGRLELQLISTPENQK; this is encoded by the coding sequence ATGCGATTTTGGATCCTCTGCAGCCTGATGCTCTGCCTCCCGGGACTCACCCAGCCGGTCCATGCAGATCCCCAACCGGCGTCCGCAGATAAAACAGCACAGAAGAAAGCGTTGCAGCAGGAACTCGAGAAACAGATTGAGGAACTCTCGGAACGCATCAAAGCAGCGCCCCGCGAGACGGCCCTCTATTCCCGGCGGGGAGACGCTTACTTTTTCCTGGGAGAGTTCAAACAGGCCGTCGCGGATTACGACAAGATGGTCGAACTCGATCCCTCGATCAAAACCTCTCACTGGCGACGGGGGATTGCCTGTTATTACGCTAAACAGTACGCCGATGCTGCCCGGCAGTTCGAAATCTATCACTCGTTTGATAACGTCGATCGCGAGAACGGGATCTGGCGGTTTTTCTCCCAGTTCCAGGCGAAGGGCCCCGAGGCGGCTCAAAAAGGACTATTGAAGTACGAAAAGGATGACCGCGAACCTTTTCCCGATCTGTACCGCCTGTTTGAAGGCAAAACAACTCCGGACGCGATTCTGAAAGCCATCAACGCGGCTGAGATCAGCGACCAGGAACGCGAAAAACGCCTGTTTTATGCGAATCTCTATATCGGGCTGAATGAATCGTTGCACGGCCGTAAAGCGAAAGCACGCACCTACCTGCAGCAGGCGGTCGACAACCAGTGGGGCCCCCGGGCCGGCTTCGGTCCCAATTACATGTGGCACACGGGGCGACTGGAGTTACAATTAATTTCGACTCCCGAGAATCAAAAATAG